A single region of the Triticum dicoccoides isolate Atlit2015 ecotype Zavitan chromosome 2B, WEW_v2.0, whole genome shotgun sequence genome encodes:
- the LOC119367943 gene encoding NAC transcription factor NAM-B2-like yields the protein MANPNLTAGYVFQPTGRELIDHYLVPRAGLGGDFFPGFIEEGVDVLSLPPSELPFRQNHIRDYGEVWGFFFAAKPAGERCPTPGAVGCWVQYGTEKPYYGGEGGREAVAFRRRFAYRYTWKGGAVWSPTRWLMKEYRLNRDAAAFRRAHPDPEARDVVFVVHKVYRKPVLPPPADSSSSEEEGSERSMVLKRKR from the coding sequence ATGGCGAACCCTAATCTGACAGCCGGCTACGTGTTCCAACCCACCGGCCGTGAGCTCATCGACCACTACCTCGTCCCCAGGGCGGGGCTCGGCGGCGACTTCTTCCCCGGCTTCATCGAGGAGGGCGTGGACGTCTTGTCCTTGCCCCCGAGTGAGCTCCCCTTCCGGCAAAACCACATAAGGGATTACGGCGAGGTATGGGGCTTCTTCTTCGCGGCAAAGCCCGCCGGCGAGAGGTGCCCGACGCCGGGCGCGGTCGGGTGCTGGGTGCAGTACGGCACGGAGAAGCCGTACTACGGCGGCGAGGGCGGCCGGGAGGCAGTGGCGTTCCGGCGCAGGTTCGCGTACCGCTACACGTGGAAGGGCGGGGCGGTATGGTCGCCGACGCGCTGGCTGATGAAGGAGTACCGGCTCAACAGGGACGCGGCCGCCTTCCGCCGCGCGCATCCTGACCCCGAGGCGCGGGACGTCGTCTTCGTGGTCCACAAGGTCTACCGGAAGCCGGTGCTCCCCCCGCCTGCCGACAGCAGCTCCAGCGAGGAGGAGGGCTCCGAGCGCTCCATGGTGTTGAAGAGGAAGCGGTAG